ACAAATGTACTCTAGTGGTCAGACTCCATATAGAAGCCAAAAGGATTCAGACACTGACTCATTGTCTTTCCAGAGTCTTGgaactgtttttttcactatctGCTGTCGTCTGGGACTCTGCTgaacagtacatttattttaaatttcagcaGCATGAGTTTTAAAATGACGGTTAATGTTATATGGAATCTTGTCTTTATGGAAACAAAAAGGTGCTTGATAGCACACTGGCCTTTTAGGCCACTCATAGGAAAGCAATGTTGATGTATAGAGGAAGGAGTCGGAGTAAAAAAATAGATTGCTTCTGCATTCCTATTGTCTTAAAAAGTATTATTTCTAACATTTTTGCTCTCTTTTCCTTTTGTAGTGCCAATCTACGTGCCTTTTCTGATTGTTGGCTCGGTGTTTGTGGCATTCGTCATCCTGGGTTCATTGGTGGCAGCCTGCTGTTGCCGTTGTCTCCGACCTAAGCAGGAACCCCAGCAGAGTCGTGCACCTGGTGGCAATCGCCTGATGGAGACCATTCCGATGATCCCCAGCGCCAGCACCTCCCGTGGTTCTTCCTCACGCCAGTCCAGCACAGCTGCCAGCTCCAGTTCTAGTGCCAACTCAGGAGCCCGGGGACCCATTGTTCGAGCACAGGCCAACTGCTGCCTTCCACCTGAAGGGCCGTTGAACAATGTGTACGTCAACATGCCCACCAATTTCTCTGTTCTAAACTGCCAGCAGGCTACCCAAATTATGCCTCACCAAGGGCAATTCTTACACCCCCAGTATCTGGGATACACCGTTCAGCATGAGGCACCAGTCGCTATGACACCTGCCCCCCCATTCCTAGATGGGCTACAAGGAGGGTACCGGCCAATACAGTCTCCCTTTCCTCCTAACAGTGCAGCCAGTGAACAAATGAAATACCCAGCTGTAACTGTctagacataaaaaaaaacctggagaaaagatttttttctattaaagaaaaaaaaaaagtcttcatttttttttttaaataatgtcccAGGATAAGGAGCAGGGAGTGGATTTATGAACGACAGCCTTGCACGGGTGTGCCACTTCACAGCGATTGCACATTTCATGTCAACAGACTTTCCATGCTTGAAAGAGATGGCTTGCTTACTGTGGCTCAGCGTATTGGTACTTGGAGGCGGCTTTGGATTTGTTATCATGTCAACCCAATAGGAAACGTGGAATGGTTCAATTGCAACTCACCGGAGACCCACGCAGTTCAAAATAAGGGATGAAGTCTTTGTTGGATATACTTTCAAAAACAATGTGCTAAGAGTCCCCTTTGTATCTCCAGCAGGTGTGTGTGCACTGCTTTCTACGCATTCACTCACAGTCCTAATGTTTGGAGGGTGTTTAAAAAGGAACATAGAGCAGGATTCTAAATACACCAGACCAGAATAGAATGACTCTGGAAAATTCCTTCATGGAGTTCACCTTGTAGAAGTGTTTGGCATTGAATATTCATATTTGGCTGTGTCCCATCAAGCAGTCAAGAACAGTTTATGCATGAAAGTGAAAGACGGCACTTCCTACACAAAAGATGCAATAAGTGCCTGAGTGTCTCATGTAACATTAGGTCATGAAAACCGTGAATTCACTTTGAAAGCAGTTTTTGAAATAGACTGATGGACCGTTAACAGATGCAAAGAGAAAAAATTTCCTGTAATGCTGTCTGCGAGTTTACTAAGAGCAGCGCCCTAAAGCTTtctagtggcacagtggttagtgctgctgcttcactgagccagagtcctgggttcaattcCTGAGCTGGTAACACTGTGTTTGGATTCTACATGTTCTACCCAACTCTTCTTTGGGTTTCCTCTGTCTATTTTTGGTTTCCTTCGGCGTCAAACACGTGGTTTAAGTTGACATGTGACTGTAATTTGGCCTTGCGTGCCATGTGATTGATTGGCATCCCCTCCAAGGTTGGTTCCAGCCTTCTGACTGGTGTTACTTAGGTAGGCTACAATCCCCCACAACGCTGTActaaaatattgaatattttgaaaatgaataaatggaagACCAACTTACCAAAACTCTCAAAATATTATGAGGAGCCATTACATTTCAGACAGCTACATGCTTTGTGATTGCTGAATATCAGCTTTAAAAGGACCCTGTTCAGGCCTACTTTATGAGAGGCTTTggttcatttttatatttcaggTTGGCAAGGTATACACACCTGACCCTGAAATGCATTGCGTGGTAAATGCTGGCACATTGTTTAgtattttgaaaattgttttttaaaatgcctaGCAGTGAATGTATGTATTGTAGATATTAGGGGGGTTCAAAATGTATTACCTCAGGATGTCAGTGTACAGGGTAGAAAAAATGACATGGAGCACAGCCAGGACCACTCGAGACAGGAATGCTATAGCTGATAATATGGGTTTCCATTTTACAGCGACTTGCGTCAGACAATCAAAAGAGGTTGGCATTTGTTCATTTTGAGTCAGAATCAGATGCATTGAAATGCCATTGGACTGTGAGTCTGTCATGTGTGCTGACCAAATCCATTTAAGATGGCTTACTGAGATCTCATGCAGAGGGACTTCAGTATGGCATTAAACATGGCATTTCTGTTCCGTTGGTTGCAACAGACATTGGTACACGGTCGACGTTATACCACCTGTGTGCTACATAAGGGTGATTATGTAAGCCTGCTTAAAGTAATCAGATTCGTACTGGCATATCATATACCACATACTCTCAAAGTGTACAGATTCTGGACCGTGTGCACACAAGTATTTATGTGAACAAATCTCTTGCTTACAAAACTATCTTTTCAAAAGTAACATGATTAAAGAGGCCACAGGTGGTGTGAGTattcaaaactgaaaaattaCAGCAACAACATCATACTTGGCAGCATTCACAGAGGAGCTGGGGAAACGGAAAATCTGTGTTTTTCAATGTGATATCTTTGGTTGTGAATTGATAATCTGGTGATGTACAACAAAGCTGTTacttttccatgtgttttttgtgACTCTAGCAGTAGCAAATTAAGTACACCTCACATGTTGGAGCTGCTCGGTATAGGCAGATAGTTTGATCAGCATCTTAGCATCAGTATGAGTGTGCAGTGGACTGATGTCCTGCCTAATGTCCTCTCTGCCTcggcccagtgctgccaggattgtTTCCATCTCATTGAAACACTGAATTATGAAATAAGCGGGTTCAGTAAATGGGAAGCATTATAGGAGAGTCAGGCCTGTCTGTGAAAATTGAAACAAAAGAATGAATACATTATCCTAAATTCATTCATTTGATCATCACACCAATTCTTGACTGCAGCAAGtcttgacaaaaataaaaaaaaaaaaaaaaagtataaatctTATCCCAAAATGTACTTTCCGTAAGCAGTAAATGGAAAGGAGATATGTGAATgatgataaaatattaaataggTAAAATGTAATGCGTCATTTAAAGGAACCCTTCTGTGTGTAGTAGTTCACATCACACAAAATGGCCTCATTTCATTTTTGCTGTTTCTACATTTAGCAAGTGTATACGCCGCCTTAACATGCTGCACAATTTTATAAACTCACAGAGTGCTTGCACTTTTTGGCTGCTgcctcatttttgttcttttcacaCAAAAACCGCAGCACTTAATAATCATTTTAACCAAGTTGCCTTCCCTGCAATATCCCATATTTTAGTAGCTTTCCATACCCTTCACTCCCACCTTTTACTGATCCCAGTTAATCTAATTTAAGGCTTGAGATGTGCCTAACCCGTCctgacagcatcaggcacaaggaaggaaccaacctTAGTTCGGGTATCGGTATGCTACTAGGAGCACTCTTATGCACTGTGCCAACCTAACCTGAATGATTTTAGTATTTGGGAGGGAAACAGAGAACcctatgaaaaatgaaacaaacactaagagaatgtgaaaactccatgaaaatggtgaaaaaagggctgggatttgaatcctggttctgtgaggcagcagtgccaaatACTGCATCACCATTACAACCCACAATCGGgcagtattttttccttttacttttgtCTTTCCCTGTTAGTAATTTTTGATTGTTATCCATAAGGATTATTTGTTAAGGAAATGCCATTTGGCTAGTATGTAAGCAAAAAGTCTTAAAATCTACAGTTTAATTTAAACAGGCTATCATGAAAGAGGATGGGAATGCAtacactgcagttttttttcacatattaaaagttaaaagccTCATTTAAGGTAACCCGATGTTGTTTTAACATCACTGTACTAGCTTTTGTTGGCAATGAAACTAAAACCTTTACAAGCGTCATTCCCTGACTACTGTGCTTGTGAATAATGTAGTGAGATAATAATATTGTCAGTAAACTTGTAAAACATGACATTGATTGGCTTTCTTTTGCCAGGAAATACCAACTACATGGATGGGTGCCTGGCAAGTATCTCAAACAAGGAATAGCTGTCATTTGGATGAATATTGTCAAGATGAGTTTATACGTTAAGTAAAATAGTCACGGTCCATGTGGAGTTTACGCATtgtccccttgtccatgtgaatTTTCTTCAGGTTTTGGTTTTGTCCCATATCCCAAACA
Above is a window of Polypterus senegalus isolate Bchr_013 chromosome 2, ASM1683550v1, whole genome shotgun sequence DNA encoding:
- the LOC120523829 gene encoding protein shisa-2 — protein: MWCESVPCIALLICPLLLSVGRVKSSGEYCHGWLDAQGSWRDGFQCPERYDAEDATICCGKCALRYCCSSTEARLDQGTCENDRQAPEQGKGSLDSKENTAVPIYVPFLIVGSVFVAFVILGSLVAACCCRCLRPKQEPQQSRAPGGNRLMETIPMIPSASTSRGSSSRQSSTAASSSSSANSGARGPIVRAQANCCLPPEGPLNNVYVNMPTNFSVLNCQQATQIMPHQGQFLHPQYLGYTVQHEAPVAMTPAPPFLDGLQGGYRPIQSPFPPNSAASEQMKYPAVTV